The genomic region CAGTTTTCCGTCCATTACTCCATTCTCTATGTGCCCTTGTGAATTTTCTTTTGCTGCTTTTTAACCTGAAACGTATTGATATTCCACAGGTATATTATCAATTAGAAAATTTGAGCCGTGCAGAGCCTCCGTACAAATCTGTTGCtgcattgaattgcataatattaGGTTGTGCAAATACCTGGCAGATTGAGCGTGCTTACCAGACCTTTGAGGCGATTAGTTCCACATTTGAATTGACCCCTGATATACATTCTTACAATGCTCTCATGCATGCTTTTGGAAAGCACAAGCGGGTAAATTGTGCTTTCTCTATCTGAGACTTTCCTAGCTCAATGTCTGtcatagttttattttttgatatttttgtgaTATGCATTGATTAGCTACGATCTACCCTTAATGCTTAGTTTCATTGAAAggattttgtatttttgttgaaCTTGGGTGACAAGTTATTGGTAGTTGATCCATACTCTTAGGACTAGTTTTTCCTTATCATTTGGAGTTAGTTGGCAGTTGGCACAGAAAATATTTATTTCTCGGGGCCGATGTTTATGCCCATAGCCATAAGCAGCATATGTACCTGATGTAGAGTCAAAATTCGCATATGCATCCCCCATATTAAACACAATAACACCTTGCTGATCTAGTCGTATGGTTTTTTGGCAGACTTTTGAAGCTTCAAGAGTATTTGAACACTTGGTTAGTGTGGGCGTCAAACCCAATGCAAAGTCGTACTCATTACTTGTAGACGCTCATCTCATCAACAGAGATCCAAAAGCTGCGGTCTTGGTGATTGATGACATGGTAACCGCATTCTTCTTGTCACTGATGGTATAACCTTTTCCATAGTGCTTAATTTGCTGCCGCAGTAAagaatataataaatatttggACAGGTAATTGCTGGTTTTGAACCAACGAAAGAGATGCTGAAAGGGGTCAGAAGAAGATGTAGGCGAGAGCTCGACTATGAGAGTGACGATCATGTTGATACCTTGGCCAGAAGGTTCAAAATTGTGATGGGTTCAGAGAATCGCAGGGACTGGCTGTTTAATCTCAACTACAGCACCGGATATGCCTAAATAGTAAGTAAATGTTCCTTTCTAAGATGAAAGATTTTCGTTCTGTTTCCGTATAACTTGCATCACTCTTCTTTACGGTCTCTTGCTTCAACCGTGTTTCTGATTAACGATTGCTTTATTGCCTGCAGTATGGTTTGACGAAGCTGATTGGATACGAGATCCACCTCTAACGCTTGTATCTTCCGGTGTAACTTTCATCCGAATATGTAAATTACCTCTGATTTTCCATCGAGTCTCGGCAGGATCTTTGCTAGGTTAATAGCCTCCTagttccttgtttttttttttcttcatatgtaACGTTTTTGTGCTTTTTGAGCGAAAATGAAAGAGTAGTAAATTGTTGGACAGGAAAAATATAACCTTAAAATTGTTGCCAATAATTGTAGGAAAGATGTTTCATGTTTTGTGCCCAATGGGTTAGTCTCAATTTTTTCTACATGTCTCGGGCCTCTCGGCCATTTCTTTCTCCTGTCGTCTTTAGCGTATTTAAAATTTCCATTCGATAAAACCATATGGTTTGTAGCTTAATTGATTAAAAGTATTTACCCTTGCACTTTGATGTCCCGATGTTCCGAGCTCGAATCCCCTCCTCTTCAATATTTGctttaaatggaaaaaaaagCATCACTGAAGGTTACCATATGGTTTTTAAAATTCCgtaaaaaaaatttgccacCTAATCAGAATTTAAGCGTCGAGTGCTTGCTGCAATTACAACAGTGATAAAAAATCTTTGTAGATCACTTGCAATTTTGGTAATACaagaagtgaaaaatacaaCAAATTCAATGAGCTTTTCCATTTCGTAATCTCCCGATGCTTTCGACTCGATTCgatgttattatttcttattattcTCAGAGCTTTTATTTTCTCTCAAGCATCCACCACAAAGCCTCTAACGGCTATAAACCTATGATGCAGAAACTGCAGCAGCCTTCTGAAATGCAGGATAGTATGATGTATATGTTAGTTCAAGCGAAAATGGCTGCTCCTAAACGAAGAAGTTTATTACCGAAAATTTGAATGGAAATAAAATAGTTAAGGTGTCGAAGGATCTTTACCCGTTTTTGCTCTTCCAAGTTTGCTTTGATTAAGGAGTAGATGGCAACACCAGCAATTGCGATGGCAGTTCCAATCCCAGTTTGTGTAGAGATTTTGTTGCCTGTCAAACACGGAGCGAGAAACTTATGAACACGTATGATAAACCCGACTCACCCATGTTCAAACTGTTTAACAAACAGAGGTATCATCTGAGATGCATATGATTTGAATGAGGTTAAAGCAAATTACCAAACACAACAATGGAGAACCCGATCACGAAAACACGCTTCAACACATTTCCGACTGCGTGCGTTAGTGGTGCAACCCGTTCCAAAGTGTTAGTAGCAAGCTGCAATTGTAACCCCCAGCAATGGTAAATACTACAAAACGGGCAATGGTGCAGGTATGGATCAAACATTGTGCTTTCGGAGAGTATGTCAATGGTTTACCTGATTGTACAGATGATAGAACATTCCAATCCAGAATAAATCAGAGACAAATTTGTAGAGACCTACTTTGGCTATAGCATCCTTAAATCCATATTGCAGCAGTTGGGGTCCTTCAATCTGATGTCAAAGGAAAGCATTCTGAATATCTGTGGTGAATTAAGAGCAATGTCGTTGCTTTAAATCCGAATTTCTGCGAAAAGATGGAACTTACGAGTATTGCTGGTGGGATGCAAACCAAGAGAGCAATGATTGAAATGTACGCATACACATTTGTACTGTCCATTCCTGTCTGTTGAAGTCAAAATACATTTTAAGTGGTCTAAATTAGTCTGCAGCgcgaagaaaacaaaagaaagctcGATCAGATGATGCTTACCATTGCTTTTTTTGAATAGATACTTCTATAGGTGAATGCAATGTTTGAAATCATCGCACTGCCGAAGCCAAGCCAGTTGAAAGAAAGTTCAGTCAATGATGCCATGGACACACCTAAAAATGGAAGTTCAGTTCAGTTCAGTTCAGTAAATATACACAAGGGCGGGATCTATGTGCACTCTATAACTGGTGTGTGAGAGTAATATCAGAGAAATGAAGAATTAAACAGAAGATCAAAGATTGAAGAGTTACCGATCACGACAGGGGCCAATGACAGCCACAGGGACAAGGGAATGTGATGCCCCAAAACAAACTGAGAAGCAGATGCATTGAAGAACGGCTCCAGGGCTgtcaaaaaacataacaaaaaaatgCTGTAAACTTGATTGATTCTCATGTTCACAaccgaaatggttatcaaatggtCCTTAGATCGTACCTTTAATAGTGTGCGTGAAAGACACAGCCACGGCTGCAAATGACACATTGGACATGACATGTCCGAGGGCGTGACAGAATGCAACCGGGGTCAGCAGAGCCAACTGCTCCTTGTCAATCGGCTGGAGGAACAAAAAATTTACAGAATTTAGCAGAAGCCACATTGCGGATTGAAAACAGATTACAAACAATTGCAGAAACGGGTACTTACTGCGCGCTTCGGCAAGCCAACGGACCAAGAAACGAGACAGTACACCACTCCAACAAGGAGATGTataacagaaacaaaactgCAAAAGGGGTGAAAGGAAATCCTACAAATTgtgagtaaaaataaaaattatacgAAAATCGAAACAAGTTTGAGAATGAAGGATGAACATACTATGGATATGGGAAATAATTGTAGACCTTCTTGTTGAGTATGTTGAAGATGACATTTAACAAGTACCTGaataaaaaacagaaagaaaaaaaaaattatgaccaTCTGCATTGATTTTTtggaataaataattataatcataaattagtgaaaataaattaaatatgaataaattaccacatgaagaaaaagaagccgGTGATCAGAAAAGGAAATTTCTCAGAAAAGCTCTTTGTAGGCTTCCCATACCTGCACAATCACATAAACCATCGTTAATACCGTTCAAAAAATTCATCATTGTCCGAAAACATTGACCACAAAAACTCATCTGAGTCAACTTTTTGATCTTGCTCAAAGAAAAAAGCAGCAGAAACCATGAAAttatacatttttcttttcagatttttacttttttttttccacatcattttctcagcaaccaatcATATGATTAAAAAGTTCTGAACTTTAATACTAACGGAGGAAGAAAGATTAAAGGGTTCAGCAAAATCCAACCCATCAGCAATTTCAATCTCAGCACCATCAGCATCGGCAGCTGCAGCCTTAGCAACCGGCAGCAACTCAACAGAGCCCCGCCGTCTCAGCTGCTGACTCCACCCTGAAAACTTCAACCCCTTGCCGGAAAACCCAACTGCCGGTAAGGGCTTTACAGCCTCCGGCAACGGAGAAAAGGCCAAGCCTGAAGCTCTGAAAGAAAGCGAGCGAACTTTGAGCAGGGCAAAAGAAGGCGAAATCTTTTTGGACGATAAATACAGCGAAGAAAACTGAGAAGTTCGGGTTGGAGAATGAACTGGGTTGATCAATGAAGCCATTTTTCAGACCCCAAAAAAAGATTGTCGACGAATTGAAGGTGGATTTTTTCAGAAGTTGGGCAAAACAAAAGGGTATGGAACGATATTAAAGCATTTATGAACGTTGGAAACGAGGAGATGAGggttttttatattataatataaatatgatgcggagaaaacagagaaaatgatttcttttttgttttcgttttctgGAAACCCAGACACCCAAAGAGCTTGACTAAATGAGGAGCAGAGCTGGGATTAAAAAAGTTGAAAgctttttagagagagaaagagagagaggtatCATAGAGCAGACAATAATGGAGAGAGAGACTATTAACTGAGAAACTGGATGGTGaaagaggggggagagagatgcgtttttgttttaatttttggagGGCAGagggcagattgtctgccctcctgtcCGGATgccttttttatctttttttttatttattttgtacagttacgttatgttaatattttgtattgatatttttatagagataataagataaaaaataataggaaTATGAAATATTAACGTGTCTTAatcgtgaccgcacaaataggaGAGGATGAAAATGGCACCCAAACAGGAGGATAGACAATATGCCTCCTTAATTTTTGGTTTGTTCTTTTTTGTCTTGTAGCTTAAGCTTCTCCTCTAACTCTCGTTTAAAtgttcttttaaaatgactgaaaatacttttagaaaaaatatttttgaatttcaaaaacacttaaagtgctttttgaaatAAACATCGGTTATGTCATTTtttcaggaagcactttaagtgattttttaAGATTTACTTACCGCTTTACTAatgattggttctaaaaacattttcatcaaaacatttcaatcatttcaaaaacacattcaaacaatcaaatactctttttgtttgtttctataaAGGGTTAGCTATGCGCATAATAGAGGGGGTTTGATTATTGATTTGCCTCTTACATTCAATTATTCAAATACGAACACATTTCACTTTTTGAAATTCATTTTGCAACGTTTTATTCTTTGAACTCAATGTTCTTGTTCTATTTTGCTTGAATTTCATtaggtttgataaattttttgttaaaattgttGATTGGATAAGTATATTCGAGTTTTAACTTACGATTGAGCTAGATTGATGTCATATATTTCACCAAACCATGTTCTTTTGAGAGTTAAAGTCTTATTGCTTGGATCGTATCCAGCATGAATTACATGAAAGGTAACCGAGTGGCCACAATGCACTGTGGTATTGAATATCTCATAGTTGATAGTCGTATGTTCTAGTTTTTTGTAACAATTAAATCTTAGTGTTGAAATCTAATCGTTCATTAGTTAATTAGATATATAATTAGGTCATGGAATATGAATCCAAATCCTCGTCAGATCCTCATTGTGAGGATCTGAAGGACCCTTTAATtttgtccgttcatcgtatatcgtgcggttataaattatttaaatatttttatttaaaattaaatacaaacaatacTTAATACAAACTGAATGCACTGTAAAATGAATGAACGCTTTTTACAAATTCTCaagattttcataaaaaaaaatccagaaagGATCCTGTTGGATTGAATATATCCCCAACTAGAGAAATGTTATTtgcctttttttatttcctaCAATGCaaataataagaagaagaaagacaaaaaataaagggCGCATGGTGTCGGACGTATGCAAATGGAAGTTGTTACAAATTAAATAGTGACAAATTGGCCTTGTCTTTGTCAGCCTGCCGTTATCGGCACCATGGTCGTTGCCATGTTTATGTTGTCATcgttgttgatgttgttgtcaTCGTTTTCGAGGAGAATGTTATCGCAACGGGTCTCTcacattgaaaaaataatttaattgttGTGTGTAACATTGACAGGTTACGTCGAGAGCATTTGATAAATTTACTTGATAGTACTCATCAGATTGTTTTGAAATACGTTAATATTTGTTGACATGTGTATAATATAATTTGGTTGATCCCATCAAATGTTCGACGAAATGCCTCAACTTTCCTTGTGACAACATTCAATTCCTACTGAGGAAGATCAGCCTTTGGTTTCAAAATGAATCCCCGATGTCGATGAATCtaagattaatttttttgcaCGCTTAGATCTGTTCCTATTAGACATAACTTAAACTTTTAACACCGAAACCTCTCATATTTAAATCTGCAATTCATTGTGACGAAGTGATCAtaataattttatatgaaatattCGGTACATAAAACGAGCTGCATATATAAGCAGACACATGAGTCTTACATTTTGATAGTAATACGTTTTTAAGGTatccatttgattttctttcctttttttttaatacaaagcTATCCAATTTTGAATGCATTAAAAACTAGTTAGCTTGGAAGCTCACCTACTTTAAATTTGTTAGAACATATTTGTTCCCGCATTCATTGctacaatgaaaaaaaaaaaaagacaaattatTCTCCTTTTGCGGTCAAGAAAAgctccctctttttcttttttttttaaaaaataaaataaaaaaatcaatcagtGGTTTTGCCACGACAGTTAATCTCAAGAGTTGAAAAGACTCACAGAACTATTTTAACCTTCTTCTTATCACTATCGTGTGATTTACCAACGTTAATCGATTAAGGCAAAGTGTCATTTCTTTTAAACATGAATTTAAATCTCTCATCATAAACTAGTGGAAAAACTTCAAGAGAGTAGCTAGCCTCTTTCCCTTCCCCACTCTCTctcaaaaacacacacacatgcattctGATTAAGCCGGCTCCACTCCTTCCCCACTCTCTctcacaaacacacacacatgcattctGATTAAGCCGGCTCCACTCGTGATGTGGAAAATTGCTGTTGGATGACCCTACATGTCTAACCACGTAACGCctttccacaaaaaaaaaaaaaaaaaaaaaaaaacactcgcGCGGTTTATGTCGTTTATCGAAAAATTTACTTATTTTGGGCCAGGTCCAATCCAATAACTCAAACGAATTAAGTCAACAAAAAGACCAGGACAAACTTGGGCTTTgctccaaaagcccaaaaacaagGCCACTTCAATTTCCAGCGATCGTTTTGGATCAAGAAAATGGAAaacctaaataaaaaaacagagcTTGATTTGCTTCCAAACTCGGTATGACTGCTACTACCTcataaatatttcaaaattttgttagaaatttCCCGTTCAAAAATATTATCACATAAAATCGATCGAATTAAAATGGAAAGGAGTGGTGGCAACGGCAGAGAGGAAGAGGAACAAGACGGCATGTCCGTACACTCTCCTTGCAAACCTCCCCCTTCCTCTGCTTCTTCTCTCCTAAAGGTCCCTctttcttccctctctctctctctcgattctATACaaacacagacacacacacatatatatatatatatatgttggttttatattttttttgctttaaaTTTTATGGTCAATGTAATAGGAGGAATCACAGGTTGAATTGGAGCTCAAACTGTTAGAAGCTATTGAAATTTACCCTCCCGGAAAATTAAAAGGCAGGTTTTCTCTAATTAATGCTCATATTTCAGTTTATTATCTCTGGAGTTCCGGTTTTGGTTAGTTATATGGGTGATTTTTGTCACAATTTTATGCAAATTATCAATTTAGATTGTAAAAATGGGTGGTTAATTAACATCTTCAATCTTCGTATGGAGAATTTTTCACCCAGAAAATGCTAAGAAGTCAATATTTCTCGTTAATTTTTGGAGGGAAAGTTAtcatctttttttcttctgactAACAGAAGACTTGACGCAAAACCGAGCACATTGGCATTATAAGATTCATACAGCTAACCTTACTTAGTGAGATAAGGCTCGGCTGTCATTGGTAGGAAAAGTTCAAGAGTACTGTTGTCACTTTTTACCAAAATTGAATTTGGAATCTGATGGTTCAAGTCAATATAAGGGGAGTTATAGTAAATCAACATTGGACAAAAAATTATGTGTATGAGTTAATGCATGACGGGTGATTAATTAGGCAATGATACAATACCGTTTCCATTTTGAGGAATGCTAGGATTAGTCGCTCATGCATTCTTCCATTTTTGTTCCTACGTTATCATGTTATTCGTAAATAGACAAGCAAGTAAAGTAAATATATGAGCAATCCGCTACTTGTTTGGGCGCAGGCGTACATCGCCATTTCGTGCTTTATGGTTTAATGGAATTTCTTCGAAGAAGGTTTGTTCCACTTAACGTTTTCGTTTGTGGGTTTATAATACATCGCCATTTACATCGCCTTACTCATTGTTGTGTTGTTTTCACAGCTTTGATCGACACTTCTCTGCTGACGAGGTTCTGCAGTTGCTAGAGAGGTTCTATAACTTGGAAATGCTGGTATCTAATTTACTTAATTAACTCAGTTTTTTCATATCTCAGTGATCTTTATCTTATGATGGTACTGTTGAACTTAATATCCACGTTCATCGGTAATTTTTTTGTGTACACTCAATCAACAATGAACACTCACAGTGCCAACTGCAGAATACGGGATTTAAAAATAACTAGACGCTTCATACTGAGGTAGAACGACtctcaaaatacaaaatatacGCGCATCTCTGCACCGCGTTATAGGTGAATAGGTACTAGACAGCTGCATTATTCAGTAGGCTTGAGGAAATGTTGGAAAATGAGGTCACGTATACGGAAGTTTGGTGCGAGAGTTGAGATAAACAACTACTGAAATTATTTCTAATGAAACGTTCAAATGGTCCCAAGGgattgtttgtgtgtttatcTCTTGTTCTTCTTTAGACTTGCTGAAATCTACATATTTTACcaattttttcttgaatttcagAAACCAGACGACGAGGAGATGGATTTCCTGAATCGCGAGGAAGAGTTTTGCCTGCCTCAAAATTTCTTCGTCAAGGAAGAACCATAACTGATTATTTTTGTACAGATTAATATTTCGGTCGAACGTATTTTGTTGACTCTAATGTTATAGGATGCCGGTCATCCAGTCCTTTTCCTTGACTATACAATTTTTATGGTGGTTTTTGCAAATATGTAAGACTTAATTCGAAAAATCTTAATTTGCATTTGAGGGTTGAACCTCAGCAGGGGAGGTTGATGTTGATTCACAGTTTTGAAAGGGGTTCTGACGCTTGAATTATTATCCTATTTGAACTTGACTGCCTGAACTAtctttttggtaaattaacttCTGAACTATTTAAAATTAGTCAATTGACTCATCACCATTAgatttgatgaaatttcatcCACTTCAAATATTGCCACGTGATTCACCCTTAAAGGTAAATTGGTGTCAGTATTGAATGGCAAAATAGATAAAATTTCATCGAATCTGACAGTGAGGGTTGATTGGGTGATTTCAAATAGTTCAAGGGTTTATTTACCTAAAAAATAGTTCAGATAATCAATTTTAACTGGAATAATAATTCAAGGGATCAAACGACAGTTCGTTCTTATTGATATGATATGCCATCAccttttacatataaatatgaattttaTGCCTCATGTCATTTATATCAGCGTAGAATTTGGCTTAAAGTGCATACAATTACTTTGTTTCTACTGTTCTATATACAAACTCTTGGCGGCAATTCTGTATTGCAATTCTTTGAGGTCCGCGCGTACGTTCCCTTCGGTCCCAACGGGCAAAATCTTGCATGCAACCGGTTATTTGtctttttctctctatctcGCTCGCACATCATGTAAGGGAAACAAATAAATGGGTACATGGTTAAATCTCCCATCTTAACAGCATTTTTTGTGGCTCACAATGTGATGTATTTCCTTTTTGCAGAACAAGTATTCGTAGAGAAAAATTATAAATGTTCTAGAAACCGTAATTTTTTGCCACCTTTTGTTACGAGGGACGTTAGATTTTTAgattgagtaatgctagggaaaccaaaatttttaaaccaaatgatgtgtcaccaataagaaacaagcacgttaattaacacttaattaataatacaatcatttacaaccatatcatttagtttgcaaatttgatctACCTAACATTACTTTTTTAGATTATTTTATCTTTACCAGCTTTGACGAGATAAGAATTGCTCCTTTTTGTTATTAGTAGTGATCATCGCCATCTCAATGATTGAAAATTGAATGAGTTTAAAAGATTCAAGTAAGGGGTAAATTAAACCAAACTTATTCAATCCACAAAACGTAGTGACACAATGCTCACCATCGTTAACAAAATACATATTGTATTGGGAAAAGTCTAGTTCATATCAAACGGGCAAGACAAGCAAGGGGACTACAAAagtaaaaagaagagaaaataatcCATTTCTTAACGTACGAAGTTTAACATGTAGACAAAACAATCAGTccagaaacaaaaataagaacAGATAATTGATCAAATCCTAATTTTCTTTGGAACCTAGAAGGATTAATATCGAAAAAAAATATGTCTACGTCCTTCAGTCAAATCCCCTCGCGAAAACTGAGTGAGAAAAGCTAAAAGATCGCCTTTTGCAGAGGTCTTACTTGCCGTTTTCTGGGCTGTTTCAGGTAAGCCCGTGAATGCTGCAAGATTTACTGTGTTTTATCCGAAGTAACAATTAGTTATTGATTTAATCCATACCGATTAAGCCCCAAAGAAAAAGTAGCAAGCACTTACCTTAGCAGTTGCGGGTTCGGCGGCAGGCTTGGATTCTTCACCTTTGAAGTTGTCATCACCTGCACAAAACCACTTTCACATTAGGTTTTTTCCATCTGAATTGTGATTCAGAACAGAAACTTCTACCGTGCTGGTGCCTGCACATAGATACCGGCACCTTCCGTATGTGTACCTACGCACACTTTCGTTCACATACTACCCTAAAAGTCCATACAGTTTTTGATTCCCGTATCCCTTCACCAACAGCATGCCCGTTGTTGTTTCACATTCAGAATGGGAGAAGCTGAAGATAAAGAGAAGTCTTTCGAAGTCTTTCTAATTGTACAGTGATTTCAAAAGGAATGGAACTTTATATGGTTTGGAATTAGGAAGGATTGATATTGTAAATGTGTGTTACTTGgcaatttttatttatgcgGTTTTACTGAAAATGTAAATGCATGTTAATCAGGCATGGAGGTATGCTGTACCTCCGTCTTCAGGCAAATCAGAGGTCCAGAGAGTGAGGTTGTCTCTCAACAATTGCATGATAAGGGTGCTGTCCTTGTATGACTCCTCACTCAAGGTGTCCAACTCTGCAATTGCCTCATCAAATGCCTGTTTAGCCAAATGGCAAGCCCTACAAGTTTACGACGACAACGACCATCTCAGGAGTTACTTCAACGAAAATAATCAAAAGATAACAGACGTAAACTGATACCTCTCGGGAGAATTCATAATCTCATAGTAGAAGACAGAGAAGTTGAGGGCTAGACCGAGACGGATCGGGTGGGTTGAAGGGAGATCTTTGTTTGCAGTGGCTGAGGCAGCCTGAGAAAGGACGTGGGAATAGGAGAGCACATCAAATGACAACAAGTGTAAAAGAATGAAACATACATAAGCACTGATTAACATCCATTTGTGTTAAAATTGGTAAAATTAAACATGCCTCATATCCCTTGAGTGATTGCTCAGCTGCCTCTTTTCTGTCCTGATCGGTCTTGAACTCAGCAAGGTACCGATAATAGTCACCTTTCCTGAAACATGCACGCCATTGTTggtcacaaaaaaaaattagaaattccAAATACAGTATGAAGAATGTCAGTACAAGATGAAGAAAAATAGGATAACAGAACCAAAGGACTTTGTACTCTTTAACCTATCATTTAGGCAGGGCCAACAAGGAAACGGAGAAAATTTCCTGAACCgatatatatttgcaatttttCCCTTTTGCAATATATTCCACGCATTCATTGGAGTAAACTACTAGGGGAAAACGTGACTCACAT from Pyrus communis chromosome 4, drPyrComm1.1, whole genome shotgun sequence harbors:
- the LOC137730896 gene encoding triose phosphate/phosphate translocator, chloroplastic-like, whose amino-acid sequence is MASLINPVHSPTRTSQFSSLYLSSKKISPSFALLKVRSLSFRASGLAFSPLPEAVKPLPAVGFSGKGLKFSGWSQQLRRRGSVELLPVAKAAAADADGAEIEIADGYGKPTKSFSEKFPFLITGFFFFMWYLLNVIFNILNKKVYNYFPYPYFVSVIHLLVGVVYCLVSWSVGLPKRAPIDKEQLALLTPVAFCHALGHVMSNVSFAAVAVSFTHTIKALEPFFNASASQFVLGHHIPLSLWLSLAPVVIGVSMASLTELSFNWLGFGSAMISNIAFTYRSIYSKKAMTGMDSTNVYAYISIIALLVCIPPAILIEGPQLLQYGFKDAIAKVGLYKFVSDLFWIGMFYHLYNQLATNTLERVAPLTHAVGNVLKRVFVIGFSIVVFGNKISTQTGIGTAIAIAGVAIYSLIKANLEEQKRKAAAVSAS
- the LOC137730511 gene encoding uncharacterized protein; the encoded protein is MERSGGNGREEEEQDGMSVHSPCKPPPSSASSLLKEESQVELELKLLEAIEIYPPGKLKGVHRHFVLYGLMEFLRRSFDRHFSADEVLQLLERFYNLEMLKPDDEEMDFLNREEEFCLPQNFFVKEEP
- the LOC137732059 gene encoding 14-3-3-like protein GF14 iota; this translates as MASPKKERETQVYLAKLAEQAERYEEMVECMKKVAKLDLELTVEERNLLSVGYKNVIGARRASWRIMSSIEQKEESKGNEHNVKLIKGYRVKVEEELSKICDDILSIIDKHLIPSSSSGEATVFYYKMKGDYYRYLAEFKTDQDRKEAAEQSLKGYEAASATANKDLPSTHPIRLGLALNFSVFYYEIMNSPERACHLAKQAFDEAIAELDTLSEESYKDSTLIMQLLRDNLTLWTSDLPEDGGDDNFKGEESKPAAEPATAK